The DNA region ccccatcccaacagggcactcccagccccaatcccatcAGGGCACATCCCAGCCCAAGGAATATCCCGGCCCCGATCCCACCCCAGGGACATCCCAGCTCAAATCCCATCAGGGGACATCCCAGCCCTGGTCCCATCAGGGAACATCCTGGCCCCGATTCTGCCCTGGGGAGATCCCAGCCTGATCCCACCCCAGGGAGCATCCCGGCTCAATCCCATCAGGGaacatcccagccctgatccaACCCTGGGGAAACCTCAATCCCATCAGGGAACACTCCAGCCCCAATCCTGGCTTGGGGAcattccagccccaatcccatcagggaacatcccagccctgatcccaccCCGGGGAGGTGCTGCTACCATGTCCGGGAAGAAAGCCTCGGCCTCCGAGGTGGCGTTGCTCCGGAAGAGCTGCGGGATGTCCAGGATGTCCGGCTCGGCCAGGCCCAGCGAGCGCTTCAGGATGTCCCGGTTCCAGCtgatgcagctctgggagccaccagggagggagggacaggagagggacagCGGGAtggggggatggagggacaaAAGGATGGACAAATGATGGGACAAAGtgggggaaaagggatggaGGAACAAGGAGATGGACAAGGGGATGGGGAGATGGAGGGacaaagggagggaaagggacagagggatggacgTCAGGATGGGCAggcagctggagggagggatggatggatggatggatggatggatggatggatggatggatggatggatggatggatggatgagggagggagggaggaagggatggatccatggagggagggatggatggaagcagtggggAGATGGATGGAGAGGAGGGTGGTGATGGAGGATGGGTGGAGGgatggaagggaggaaggagggatggggggacaAAAGGACATGGATGGGTCggagcctcctgctccccatcctcACCTGGGCGTAGTCATTGAACTTGCGGAGCTCCTCGTTAGCCAGGATCTCGTTTATGGTTGGCTTGGGCACCCtgtccagccctgccaaggggaagccaggctggaattctgccccagctcagctgggctcagctccagctctgaccCCGGAGCTCCATCCCAACCCAGCAACCCAACCCCTGCAgcttttattaattaattaattaattaattaatcaattCTCCTCTGTTCTGCCCCCACTTCCCAGCCGGCTTTCAGGGTCCATCCACCTCCCCCACCACATTTTGCAGGAAAGAGGGGAAACAAACCCATGGATCCCCATTGTCCGTCCTGCCCTACCCTGGAACATCGCGGCCTCGCCGAAcccctcctcctgcttctccttcagGAGCTGGTAGCAGGCgctggggctggccaggagcagccgGAATCCCTgcgggggaggaggaggaggaggtggggaaGGCTCTGAGGGTCTCATCCCGCTTTTTTCCACTCCCGGGACCCGTTACCTTCCGGTCGGGCGCAGGGACGAAGCTCAGGAACTCGTCCACGTGCCCGACGCTGAGCCAGTCCGAGAAGAGCTCCACGGGCGCCTGCACCTTCTGGGCCACCAGGAAATCCCGCACGGCCTTGGCCATCCTGCGGCCGCCCACCCTGCGGGAGCGCCGGGGGTCGGCGGGAGGCTCCGCTCGGAGCCGACCCCAAACGGGCCCGGGAAATCCTGGGTTTGGGCTTTCCCTGCTCCCGGCTCAcctggggaagctgctgccGATCAGGATGCGCCCCAAGGGGTACTCCTTGCCCCGCACCGTCACGGGCGGGCTCACCTCCAAATTCCCGAAGGAATCCAGGCTGGAAACGCCCTCTGGAGCCGGCCGGGCCACGTAGCCAAAATCGGGGCCCTGGGCggtgggaaaatgggagaaaatggttaaaaaaatgcagctgtcaGCACCAAATCCTCTGTGCTGGAgcatcccaccccaaaaatgcagGAGATAAAGGGATTTATCCCAGTATTTAAAGGGGTTTATCCCAGCTTTTAGGGGATTTATCCCAGTATTTAAAGGGGTTTATCCCAGTTTTTAGGGGATTTATCCCAGCTTTTAAAGGGATTTATCTCAGTTTTAAAGGGATTTATCCCAGTTTTTGAAGGGATTTATCCCAGTTTTGAAGGGATTTATCCCagtttttaggggatttttcccagtttttagGGGGTTGCCAAGCTGGGCCCGGCAGGAGGAAGGGGCTGGATACCAGGATGCTCCTGACGGGAAAATCCTTCAGGCCAAGGTCCCGGGGCGAGTCGAAGACCACGGGGAGGGTCTTGTGGGGGGCTTGGATGTAGCCGAACTCCATCTCATcctggaggagggatggagaatTTTGGGACCCCCCAGCGCTGCGGCGGCGAGGAGGGGCCGGGCGcgccctgctcccacctggatCCACCGGTCCTGGCGGTTCTGCGGCGCCGGGCACACGGTCAGCGGGCACCCCGCCCGCTCGGCCAACGCGCCCACGGCCGCCACAAACTCCTCGTTCTTGGCCACGCTGGGGGGGAAAACGGGAAAATCAGGATTTGGGAGCGGATCCGGCGCCCGCGGGGTGGGAGcgcccagcagcacccacctgcAGACAAAGACCTCGAGCGGCGCCGCCGTGTTGGGCGTCATGATCCAGGGAGCCACACGGAACACCACCGAGTCCGTGAAGATCGGCGACTCCAGGAGGccctgggatggtggggatGGAGTTTGGGatctgtccccattgtcccagcccaccctgggatggcagggatggaGTTTGGgatctgtccccactgtcccaaCCCACCCtgggatggcagggatggaGTTTGGGatctgtccccgctgtcccaaCCCACCCTGGAGCGGTGGGGATGGAGTTTGGGATCTGTCCTCGCTGTCCCAACCCACCCtgggatggcagggatggaGTTTTGGATtttgtccctgcagtgccatcTCCCCCTGGGGAGGAAAAATTGAGGGAAAAGTGGGAGAATGGGAGTTCTGGGTGGTGATAGAAAGGGAtaactgaggggaaaatgggggttCTGGGATGTTGGGGATGGAGTCTGGGTTCTGTCCCCATTGTCCTACCCCTCCTGGTATGGTGGGGATGGAGTTTGGgatctgtccccactgtcccaccCCTGGTGCCCCCTGGCTGGACCTTTTCAGGGCTCTCGAGCAGGGTGACATGCAGGGACACGAGGCCCGAGAACCCCACGTCGGGGAAGGCCAGGCCCTCCACGTAGAAGACGCTCTCGTGGTGGTGCCGGCTCGGCCGCACGCTGTAGCTCAGCTTGGAACCCCCCAGGACGGGCTTGAACATCTCCAGCTCCGTGCCGTCTgcgggacagggacacctcaaAGCCAAACCCCAGCCCCGTTCCCGCAGCGTTCCCCCTTGTCCCTAAAGCCGCCCCGAACCCCGCGGGGAGCGAACCCCGCCTGGATCAGCTCCCATCAGGGTCTGGGGGTCAGCTGGGAATTCCTAATCCCATTAGGGCCTGCGGGCTCATCCAGGAATCACCAGTCCCATTGGGGTCTGGGGATCAGACAGGAATTCTCAATCCCATCGAGATCTGGGGCTCAACTGGGAATTCGCAATCCCGTTGGGGTCTGGGGCTCTCCTGGGGCGTTGGAGAAGCAGCACAAGGATTTGGGGTTGATCTCGGTGAGCCAGGGGGTCTGtgcccccaaaattccccaaaatccccccaaatcccccaaatccaggcACTCACTGCCCCCGTAGAAAACCCTGATCTTGTCGGCGTCGGCGAAGTCCAGGTGCAGCAGCAGGCGGTGCCCGGCGAAGGTGGCGCGGGGCCCGCGCGTCCTCAGCACCAGCTGCGCCATGTCCTGCAGGTCTGGGGAACGGGCACGGCTCAGGGAAAAcggggaaaaggggaaaacctgggggaaactgagggagaagagggaaacCGAGGGAAAAGGcgaaaactgaaggaaaagggagaaactgagggaaaaggggaaaaagggggaaactgaggggaaaggggaaaactggggggaaaggggaaaaccaggggaaaagggggaaacccagggaaaagtggaaaactgagggaaaaggggaaaattgggggaaaagaggaaaacctggggaaaagagggaaacttggggaaaagggggaaactgagaggaaaggggaaaattgggggaaaaggggaaaacctggggaaaagagggaaacttgaggaaaagggggaaacccagggaaaagtggaaaactgagggaaaaggggaaaatcggggggaaagggagaaaattggggagaaatgggaaaattgggggttCTGGCCTGGGGTAGGGAGGGAAAACTGAGGGAGAAGTGGGAGAAAATTGAGGGAAAAGTGAGAGAATGGGGGTCCTGGGCTGTGGTAGGAGGCAAAAATTGAGGGGAAAGTGGGAAAACGGCAGGTTCTGGGCTTTGGAAGAAAGGGGAAAttgagggaaaagcaggaaaatttgGGCTCTGGGCTGCGTTAGGAATGGAAAATTGAGGAGAAAGTgggaaaataaagggaaaagggagggaaaagtggggaaggggagggagaagcGGGAGACGGGGGCTCGGGGCTGTCGGGACCGTTGTAGGAGCGCACGGCGCTGTCCTCGTTGTCCAGGCCCTCGGCGCCGGGGTCATCGCGGTCGCAGTTGACGAGGAGCACGGCCCCGTGGCCCTCGGGGCCCCACGTCCAGCTGGCCTGGGGAcacggagcggggccgggctcAGCCGGGAATGCCCAATGCCACCGGGGTCTGGGGGTCAGCCGGGAATTCCCAATGCCACCGGGGTCTGGGGgtcagccaggaattcccaatgccactggggtctggggtcagccgggaattcccaatcccactgGGGTCTGGGGTCAGCCGGGAATGCCCAATGCCACCGGGGTCTGGGgtcagccaggaattcccaatgccactggggtctggggtcagccaggaattcccaatgcCACCGGGGTCTGGGgtcagccaggaattcccaatcccactggggtctgggggtcagctgggaattcccaatGCCACCGGGGTCTGGGGGTCAGCCGGGAATGCCCAATGCCACCAGGGTCTGGGgtcagccaggaattcccaatgcCACCGGGGTCTGGGGTCAGCCGGGAATTCCCAATGCCACTGGGGTCTGGGGGTCAGCCGGGAATTCCCAATGCCACTGGGGTCTGGGGGTcagctgggaattcccaatGCCACTGGGGTCTGGGgtcagccaggaattcccaatgccactggggtctggggtcagccgggaattcccaatcccactggggtctgggggtcagccaggaattcccaatcccattggggtttgggggtcggCCgggaattcccaatcccatcaGCACCTGGGGGCtcatccaggaattcccaatcccattggGGTTTGAGGCTCATCCAAGAATTCCCAATCCTGTCAAGGCCTGGGGGCtcatccaggaattcccaatcccattggGATCCAGGGTTCAATcaggaattcccaatcccagtgttcccagtccCTCTGGATACCTTGTCCAGCAGTGTCCGGCTCACGGCCCCGCTGCGGGTGACATCAGCGTCCAGTGACACctctgtgggacagggatgagatgggaaaggggaaatcCTGGGAATGGGGGTTTGGGAAGGGGGTTGGGGAATAtgggattggggaatgggggattggggaatgggggattggggaattggggattggggaattggggtttgggaatgggggattggggaatgggggattgggaatgggggattggggaatgggggattgggaatggggattgggaatgggggaattgggaatgggggaattgggaatggggattgggaatgggggttGGGAACgggggttgggaatgggggtTGGGAACgggggttgggaatgggagattggggaatggggattgggaatgggggaatggggaaCGGGGGTTGGGAACGGGGGTTGGGGCCGTGCCCCCTTACCCACGCAGGTGAGGTAGAGCACGGCCCGTCCCGCGGGAACCCCGCCGTCCTCGCGGAAATAGGAAATCCTGACCTGCAGCGaggagcggggctggcagcGATCCGGCCGGGCGGGATCCCGGGATCCCCTGGGaatgccagtgcccatcccagcacccagcaggaaTCCCGGGATCCAGCGGGAATTCCAACACCCAGAGGGGATCCCAGCACCCGTCCCAGCACTCAGTGAGGATCCCGGTACGCAGTGGGAATCCCAGGATCCAGTAGGAATCCTGGCACCCATCCAAGGCTCCAGTGGGAATCCTGGGATCCAGCAGGAATCCTGGGATCCTCAGGACTCCCAACACCCAGCGGAAATTCCGGGATCCAGTGGGAATCCCATCACCCATCCCAGCACCCAGTGAGGATCCTGGGATCCAGTGGGAATCCTGTCACCCATCCCAGCACCCAGTGAGGATCCTGGGATCCAGTGGGAATCCTGTCACCCATCCCAGCACCTAGTGAGGatcccagcacctgctgcaggaCCAGGTGGGATCCTGGGACCAAGAGGAGATCCCAAACCCAGTAGGAATCCCAACacccagcaggatcccaggaTCCAGTAGGAATCCCAACACCCAACAGGATCCAGCAGGAATCCCAACACCCATCAGGGTCCAGCGGGAATCCCAACACCCATCAGGGTCCAGCGGGAATCCCAACACTCATCAGGAATCATGGGATGCAGCAGGAATCCCAACACCCAGCAGGATCCCGGGATCCAGCGGGAATCCCAACACCCATCAGGATCCAGCAGGAATCCCAACACCCATCAGGATCCCGGGATCCAGCAGGAATCCCAACACCCATTAGGATCCCGGGATCCAGCAGGAATCCCAACACCCATCAGGAATCCCAGGATCCAGCAGGAATCCCAACACCCATCAGGATCCCGGGATCCAGCGGGAATGCCGTCACCCCTCCCGGCACCAGGGGGATCCGTCTCGCACCTTCTCGTCGCCCACGTCCTTGCTGGGCTGCtccatggccagcagcagctcggGCCGGGCGCCCAGGGGCCAGCGGCCGACGCTCGAGGGCAGCTTCACGCTCCGGGCCTCGTGCAGCACCCAGAGCTTCACCCCGGGCGAGGCCTGCGCCTGGAAGGAAGCGGCGCCGCGCGGGGCCGAGCTGGAACGGGGAGCGGGGTCAGGGACACGGGAATCCCGCCGGGAGCGCGGCTGAGCTCACACGTGCCCGGGAAACGCCGCCTCAGCAAGGGCTGGGATGTGGAACTGGGGGGTTTGAAACCTCTCAAAGGGAACAAATCCCAGGGTCTGGAATATCAGCGAGTCATGGGAAATTCAAATATTCCCGGAAAATTCAAATATTCCTGGAAAATGCCACCTCAGCAAGGGCTGGGATGTGGAACTGGGGTAAAACTTTCAAAAATGAACAAATCCTGGGGTTTGGAATATCAGCGAGTCATGGGAAATTCAtatattcccagaaaattcaaaTATTCCCGGGAAATGGCACCTCAGCAAGGGCTGGGATGTGGAACTGGGGTAAAGCCTTCCAAAGGGAACAAATCCTGGGGTTTGGAATATCAGCGAGTCATGGGAAAATcaaatttttccagaaaattcaAATATTCCCGGGAAATGGCACCTCAGCAAGGGCTGGGATGTGGAATTTAGATGAAATCTTCCAAAGGGAACAAATCCTGGGGTTTGGAATATCAGCGAGTCATGGAAATTCAAATATTCCCAGAAAATGCGACCTCAGCAAGGGCTGAGATGTGGAATTAGGATAAAACCttcaatggggaaaaaatccctgcAATTTGGAATTGCAACTGGTGGTGCAAAATGCAACAAATCCTGAAAAATGTGATTTCAACAGATCCTGTCATGTGGAATTGGGGTAAAACCTTCAACGGGAACAAACCCTGGGGTTAGGAATGCCAATGAGTCCTGGGAAATTCAATTTCCTGGAAAAATGCAATTTCAACAAGTGCTGAGATATGGAATTCTGGTAAAT from Haemorhous mexicanus isolate bHaeMex1 chromosome 23, bHaeMex1.pri, whole genome shotgun sequence includes:
- the LOC132337904 gene encoding protein-arginine deiminase type-3-like translates to MAQQRRVQLSTQRPGSTVCVLGTELALDVCGSAPRGAASFQAQASPGVKLWVLHEARSVKLPSSVGRWPLGARPELLLAMEQPSKDVGDEKVRISYFREDGGVPAGRAVLYLTCVEVSLDADVTRSGAVSRTLLDKASWTWGPEGHGAVLLVNCDRDDPGAEGLDNEDSAVRSYNDLQDMAQLVLRTRGPRATFAGHRLLLHLDFADADKIRVFYGGNGTELEMFKPVLGGSKLSYSVRPSRHHHESVFYVEGLAFPDVGFSGLVSLHVTLLESPEKGLLESPIFTDSVVFRVAPWIMTPNTAAPLEVFVCSVAKNEEFVAAVGALAERAGCPLTVCPAPQNRQDRWIQDEMEFGYIQAPHKTLPVVFDSPRDLGLKDFPVRSILGPDFGYVARPAPEGVSSLDSFGNLEVSPPVTVRGKEYPLGRILIGSSFPRVGGRRMAKAVRDFLVAQKVQAPVELFSDWLSVGHVDEFLSFVPAPDRKGFRLLLASPSACYQLLKEKQEEGFGEAAMFQGLDRVPKPTINEILANEELRKFNDYAQSCISWNRDILKRSLGLAEPDILDIPQLFRSNATSEAEAFFPDMVNMLVLGRHLGIPKPFGPVVGGRCCLEQRVRELLEPLGLSCTFIDDFFSYHLLLGEVHCGTNVRRKPFAFKWWHVVP